In Hyphomicrobium denitrificans 1NES1, one DNA window encodes the following:
- a CDS encoding cation:proton antiporter: MSATNDLVAYKDALLVLGTAGVVVPLLHRIGVSTVLAFLLAGAALNPGSLGALTPYVPSLSWLTITDPARLAKFAEWGVVLLLFLIGLELSFERLSTMRRMVFGLGGLQVLVSAATMAIFAIEIGYTPTTAIIIGTALSLSSTAIVIEILARQKRLSTAVGRTSFSILLFQDLAVVPILLLVGILEPGSKQSLLVGILTALLQAAAALLLIVVVGRFLLQPLFRLVAQTHNDDLFIAATLFVAVGTSFVSAAAGLSMALGAFVAGLLLAETEYRRAVQTTIEPIKSLLLGVFFFSVGSSLELKSLISDPLAILTTAGGTIVLQTAIVYGLSRLFGIAHAASIETATLLAPCGEFAFVILTVALGYGLLNHELASILLTSVSLSMALIPATAKIGRWLAKRSAPPAAAVDPSLAVAPTGSENATALVVGYGRVGQLIGDMLAEHQVRYIAIDREPRLVANARRDGKPVYFGDVRQIDFLKHCGLDTAKVAIITIHTQPEIDAIVEALRTNYPKLVIVSRAKDASHARHLYEIGVTDAVPETIEASLQLSEAALVGLGIPTGLVIASIHEKRDEFRTELQGAAKKAGTETRALRSRKLQ, translated from the coding sequence ATGTCGGCAACGAATGATCTGGTAGCCTACAAGGATGCTCTGCTTGTCCTCGGCACGGCCGGGGTTGTCGTTCCGTTGCTACATAGGATCGGCGTCAGTACCGTTCTGGCATTTCTGCTTGCGGGCGCCGCGCTGAACCCCGGGAGCCTCGGCGCGCTGACGCCCTACGTTCCCTCACTTTCCTGGTTGACCATCACCGACCCCGCACGACTGGCAAAATTCGCCGAGTGGGGCGTGGTTTTGCTGCTTTTTCTGATCGGCCTCGAACTATCGTTTGAACGCCTTTCCACAATGCGCCGAATGGTGTTTGGACTAGGCGGACTTCAGGTGCTCGTCTCGGCGGCCACAATGGCCATTTTCGCGATCGAGATTGGGTATACGCCCACCACTGCCATCATCATCGGCACGGCGCTTTCCCTGTCGTCGACCGCCATCGTCATCGAAATCCTGGCACGCCAAAAAAGACTGTCGACGGCGGTTGGACGGACGAGCTTCTCGATCCTGCTCTTTCAGGATCTCGCCGTCGTCCCGATCTTGTTGCTCGTCGGCATCCTCGAACCCGGAAGCAAGCAGTCGCTCCTGGTCGGCATCCTGACCGCCCTGCTGCAGGCCGCGGCCGCCCTGCTGCTCATCGTTGTCGTCGGACGATTCCTGCTGCAACCTTTGTTTCGCCTCGTAGCACAGACGCACAACGACGACCTGTTCATAGCCGCGACGCTGTTCGTGGCGGTCGGCACGAGCTTCGTGTCTGCGGCGGCTGGGCTCTCAATGGCGCTCGGCGCCTTCGTCGCCGGGCTGCTCTTGGCCGAAACCGAATACCGCCGTGCCGTACAGACGACCATCGAGCCGATCAAATCGCTGCTCCTCGGCGTCTTTTTCTTCTCCGTCGGGTCAAGCCTCGAGCTTAAATCCCTCATCTCCGATCCGCTGGCTATCCTTACGACGGCGGGGGGCACGATCGTGCTGCAAACCGCGATCGTCTACGGGCTTTCCCGCCTCTTCGGCATCGCCCACGCAGCTTCGATCGAAACGGCGACGCTGCTCGCGCCCTGCGGTGAATTCGCTTTCGTCATTCTGACGGTCGCGCTCGGGTACGGCCTGCTGAACCACGAATTGGCGAGCATCCTTCTGACATCCGTATCACTGTCGATGGCCCTGATACCGGCGACCGCAAAAATCGGCCGCTGGCTGGCAAAGCGTAGCGCACCACCGGCAGCAGCCGTCGATCCGTCTCTAGCCGTTGCCCCGACGGGGAGCGAGAACGCGACAGCCCTGGTCGTCGGCTATGGGCGCGTCGGACAGCTCATCGGCGACATGCTTGCCGAGCATCAGGTACGCTACATCGCGATCGACCGCGAGCCGCGCCTCGTCGCCAATGCGCGCCGGGACGGCAAGCCTGTCTATTTCGGCGACGTGCGCCAGATCGATTTCTTGAAGCACTGTGGGCTCGATACCGCCAAGGTCGCGATCATCACGATCCATACGCAGCCGGAAATCGATGCAATCGTCGAAGCGCTGCGCACGAATTATCCGAAGCTTGTCATTGTTTCGCGCGCCAAGGACGCTAGCCACGCACGCCATCTCTACGAGATCGGAGTGACGGACGCGGTGCCGGAAACGATCGAAGCGAGCCTTCAGCTTTCGGAAGCGGCACTCGTCGGGCTCGGCATCCCAACCGGCCTCGTTATCGCGTCGATCCATGAAAAGCGCGACGAGTTCCGCACCGAGCTGCAAGGTGCCGCGAAAAAGGCAGGCACCGAAACGCGGGCGCTCCGGAGCCGTAAGCTGCAGTAG
- the dnaN gene encoding DNA polymerase III subunit beta: MRLEIERGELLKALSHVTSVVERRTTIPILSNVMLKASGDTLMFKATDLEREVSESVAAKVSTPGTLTVPAHVLHDIVRKLPEGAEIEMKRDGDKERLTITSGHSRFSLQTLSAEDFPDLAVGEIGHEFTIEAGDLKRLIDKTRFAISTEETRYYLNGIFLHPAETAGAKTLRAVATDGHRLAQVELPLPKGAEGMPGVIVPRKTVHELARLLEDTSAKVKVGVSQTKVRFEIGPVVLTSKLIDGTFPDYGRVIPHNNDKEMKVPNASFKSAVDRVSTIASERGRAVKLNVAKDKLILTVNNPEGGSATEEIPVGYSAGPLEIGFNARYLLDIADQLESEDARFLLADPGSPTMVRDGGDGNALYVLMPMRV, translated from the coding sequence ATGCGTCTCGAGATTGAACGTGGGGAACTCTTGAAGGCGCTGAGCCATGTCACGAGCGTCGTCGAACGCCGGACAACCATCCCCATTCTATCGAACGTCATGCTGAAAGCATCCGGCGACACGCTGATGTTCAAGGCAACGGACCTTGAGCGCGAGGTGAGCGAGAGCGTCGCGGCCAAAGTGTCGACGCCCGGCACGCTGACGGTTCCGGCGCATGTGCTGCACGACATCGTGCGCAAGCTTCCCGAAGGCGCCGAGATCGAGATGAAGCGCGACGGCGACAAGGAGCGCCTGACGATTACGTCGGGGCACTCGCGGTTCAGCCTGCAGACACTTTCGGCCGAAGACTTTCCGGATCTCGCGGTCGGGGAGATCGGACATGAGTTCACGATCGAGGCAGGTGATTTGAAGCGCCTCATCGACAAGACGCGGTTTGCGATCTCGACGGAAGAGACACGCTATTACTTGAACGGCATCTTCCTGCATCCAGCTGAAACCGCCGGCGCGAAGACGTTGCGCGCCGTCGCGACGGATGGCCATCGCCTGGCACAGGTTGAACTGCCGTTGCCCAAAGGTGCGGAAGGGATGCCGGGTGTCATCGTACCGAGGAAGACGGTGCACGAGCTTGCGCGTTTGCTTGAAGACACGAGCGCGAAAGTGAAAGTCGGTGTTTCGCAGACGAAAGTCCGGTTCGAGATCGGGCCGGTTGTGCTGACATCGAAGCTCATCGATGGCACGTTCCCGGACTATGGCCGCGTCATTCCTCACAACAACGATAAAGAAATGAAAGTGCCGAACGCATCGTTCAAGAGCGCCGTCGACCGCGTATCTACGATTGCGAGCGAGCGTGGGCGGGCGGTAAAGCTCAACGTCGCGAAAGACAAGCTGATCCTGACGGTGAACAATCCGGAAGGCGGCAGCGCGACGGAAGAAATTCCGGTCGGCTACAGCGCTGGGCCGCTGGAGATCGGTTTCAACGCGCGCTACCTGCTCGACATTGCCGATCAACTCGAAAGCGAGGACGCGCGGTTCCTGCTCGCCGATCCCGGCTCGCCGACGATGGTGCGCGACGGCGGCGATGGCAACGCGCTCTATGTGCTGATGCCGATGCGGGTTTAA
- the recF gene encoding DNA replication/repair protein RecF (All proteins in this family for which functions are known are DNA-binding proteins that assist the filamentation of RecA onto DNA for the initiation of recombination or recombinational repair.), translated as MGSEGANALWVERLALTNFRSYASANVTTDAGPQVIVGANGSGKTNLLEALSLLSPGQGLRRVPFVDLARAGGDGSFAVAVRAHTLAGAVDIGTGLQARAVSESTPTPNPSPQGGGEFLGSSGEGFARTSGRSSGRAAVRGTSERGRIVRIDGSAQTGSGILADYLEIVWVTPSMDGLFTGPASERRRFLDRLILCFDHGYRTIAGRFERAMTSRNRLLADGVRDDAQLSGFERVMAENGIAVAAARLEAVAAMAQIVDKRRERDPDSAFPWSSFRLEGSIEDSLQRLSAVGAEDQYAQTLRQTRERDRAASRTLDGPHRSDLVVEHGPKGLAARHCSTGEQKALLLGLVLAHAELLTERQEGAAPILLLDEITAHLDADRRAALFAEILHLGAQAWMTGTDKNAFDAVAGRARFWAVREGKITVSE; from the coding sequence ATGGGTAGCGAAGGTGCGAACGCACTCTGGGTCGAGCGGCTGGCGCTGACGAATTTTCGCAGTTATGCGTCGGCGAACGTTACGACCGATGCCGGGCCGCAGGTGATCGTCGGGGCCAACGGGTCCGGCAAGACCAATCTTCTCGAAGCGCTGTCGCTGCTGTCTCCGGGTCAAGGCTTGCGGCGCGTGCCGTTTGTCGATCTTGCTCGCGCTGGGGGCGACGGAAGTTTCGCAGTCGCGGTGCGCGCGCATACGCTAGCCGGTGCGGTCGATATCGGGACGGGCTTGCAGGCTCGCGCGGTCAGCGAAAGCACCCCCACCCCTAACCCCTCCCCGCAGGGGGGAGGGGAATTCTTGGGATCGTCCGGCGAGGGATTTGCGCGAACCTCGGGCCGAAGCTCCGGGCGCGCCGCCGTGCGGGGAACGTCGGAGCGAGGCCGCATCGTTCGCATCGACGGGTCGGCGCAGACAGGGTCCGGCATTCTCGCTGACTATCTTGAAATCGTCTGGGTGACGCCGTCGATGGATGGGCTGTTCACCGGGCCTGCGTCGGAGCGTCGGCGTTTTCTCGATCGCCTGATCCTGTGCTTCGACCACGGCTATCGTACCATTGCCGGACGTTTCGAGCGCGCGATGACGAGCCGTAATCGGCTGCTCGCCGATGGCGTGCGCGACGATGCGCAGCTTTCTGGTTTCGAGCGCGTGATGGCGGAGAACGGTATCGCCGTCGCAGCGGCGCGTCTCGAAGCCGTCGCGGCAATGGCGCAAATCGTCGACAAGCGACGTGAGCGCGATCCCGATTCGGCGTTTCCGTGGTCGTCATTCCGTCTCGAAGGCAGCATCGAGGACAGTTTGCAGCGCCTGTCGGCGGTCGGGGCAGAAGACCAGTATGCGCAAACGCTCAGGCAAACGCGCGAGCGCGACCGCGCGGCGTCGCGGACGCTCGACGGGCCGCATCGGTCCGATCTGGTCGTCGAGCACGGTCCCAAGGGACTTGCCGCAAGACATTGCTCGACGGGCGAGCAGAAGGCGTTGCTGCTCGGGCTCGTTCTCGCGCACGCGGAGCTTCTGACGGAGCGCCAGGAAGGCGCGGCGCCGATCCTGCTGCTCGATGAAATCACGGCACATCTCGACGCCGACAGGCGAGCCGCGTTGTTCGCTGAAATCCTGCATCTCGGCGCGCAGGCGTGGATGACTGGCACGGACAAAAATGCCTTCGACGCGGTTGCTGGCCGGGCTCGTTTTTGGGCCGTTCGGGAGGGCAAAATCACGGTTTCGGAGTAA
- the gyrB gene encoding DNA topoisomerase (ATP-hydrolyzing) subunit B, whose protein sequence is MTAQSLKKMPAPDDYGADSIKMLKGLDAVRKRPGMYIGDTDDGSGLHHMIYEVVDNGIDEVLAGHAKSCEVTLNPDGSCTVRDDGRGIPTGIKKDDDQVPKRSAAEIVFTELHAGGKFDQNSYKVSGGLHGVGVSVVNALSTWLKCRIWRDGKEHFVEFHNGNTVAPLAVVGDANGERGTEVSFLPSTETFHNVTEFDFGTLEHRLRELAFLNSGAKIVLTDARHADVRRQEFVYEGGTAAFVRYLDRSKTSALADPIIVRGEKDGVTVEAALWWNDSYHETVLCFTNNIPQRDGGTHLAGFRSALTRIVNKYAEETGLAKKEKVSLSGDDAREGLTCVLSVKVPDPKFSSQTKDKLVSSEVKPIVESTVNDQLGAWFEEHPKEAKVIVGKIVEAALAREAARKARDLTRRKGALDGLRLPGGLAECQDRDASKTELFIVEGDSAGGSAKQGRKREFQAVLPIRGKILNVERARTDKMLSSEQVTNIIGALGTGIGRDEFKLDKLRYHKVIIMTDADVDGAHIRTLLLTFFYRQMPELVDKGHVYIAQPPLYKVARGKTQSYLKDERALEDYLIDQGLADAVLVTGDGAERAGRDLRDIVEQARQISGGINGLHSRYNRNVVEQGAIGGIFDPAFLHSAAEANIAAIRIAKRLDDISEEMETGWEGCFGNDGFVFKREVRGVTEVHFLDRALLGSLDARRLNERHAHLVEVYDKPAKLKRKDKVEVVSGPRSLLNAVYETGRKGIELQRYKGLGEMNPEQLWETTLDPDVRTLLQVKVGDLAEADEIFAKLMGDIVEPRRDFIQENALNVSNLDV, encoded by the coding sequence ATGACCGCTCAATCGCTGAAGAAAATGCCAGCGCCGGACGACTACGGCGCGGACAGCATCAAGATGCTGAAGGGGCTCGATGCGGTTCGCAAACGCCCCGGCATGTACATCGGCGATACGGACGACGGATCGGGCCTGCACCACATGATTTACGAGGTCGTCGACAATGGCATCGACGAGGTTCTCGCCGGTCACGCGAAGAGTTGCGAGGTCACGCTCAACCCCGACGGCTCGTGCACCGTGCGCGACGACGGGCGAGGGATACCGACCGGCATCAAGAAAGACGACGATCAGGTGCCGAAACGTTCGGCAGCCGAAATCGTCTTTACCGAGCTTCATGCGGGCGGCAAGTTCGACCAGAATTCCTACAAGGTTTCGGGCGGTCTGCACGGCGTCGGCGTTTCGGTCGTCAATGCGCTGTCGACGTGGCTCAAGTGCCGGATCTGGCGCGACGGCAAAGAGCACTTCGTCGAATTCCACAACGGCAACACGGTGGCACCGCTCGCGGTCGTCGGCGACGCCAATGGCGAGCGCGGCACGGAAGTCTCGTTTCTGCCGAGCACCGAAACGTTTCACAACGTCACCGAATTCGATTTCGGAACGCTCGAACATCGCTTGCGCGAATTGGCGTTCCTGAACTCCGGCGCGAAGATCGTTCTGACGGACGCGCGTCACGCCGACGTCAGGCGTCAGGAGTTTGTCTATGAAGGCGGTACGGCAGCTTTTGTGCGTTATCTCGATCGCTCGAAGACATCGGCGCTCGCCGATCCGATCATCGTTCGTGGCGAGAAGGACGGCGTCACGGTCGAGGCGGCGCTGTGGTGGAACGACAGCTACCATGAGACAGTGCTGTGCTTCACGAATAACATTCCGCAACGTGACGGCGGCACACATCTCGCCGGCTTCCGAAGCGCGCTGACCCGCATCGTCAACAAGTATGCGGAAGAAACGGGACTCGCGAAAAAGGAGAAGGTTTCACTTTCGGGCGACGATGCGCGCGAGGGTCTGACGTGCGTGCTGTCGGTGAAGGTTCCCGATCCGAAGTTCTCGTCACAGACGAAGGACAAGCTCGTTTCGTCCGAAGTGAAGCCGATCGTCGAATCGACCGTCAACGATCAGCTCGGGGCGTGGTTCGAGGAGCATCCGAAAGAAGCGAAGGTCATCGTCGGCAAGATCGTCGAGGCGGCGCTCGCGCGTGAAGCGGCGCGCAAGGCACGCGATCTGACGCGGCGCAAGGGCGCGCTCGACGGCCTCCGTCTGCCGGGCGGTCTTGCCGAATGCCAGGATCGTGATGCGTCGAAGACCGAGCTTTTCATCGTCGAGGGTGACTCTGCAGGCGGTTCGGCGAAGCAGGGCCGCAAGCGCGAGTTCCAGGCCGTGCTGCCGATCCGCGGCAAGATTTTGAACGTCGAGCGGGCGCGCACCGACAAGATGCTGTCGTCCGAGCAGGTGACGAACATCATCGGCGCCCTCGGGACAGGCATCGGGCGGGACGAGTTCAAGCTCGATAAGCTGCGCTATCACAAGGTCATCATCATGACCGATGCCGACGTCGACGGCGCGCACATCCGGACGCTGCTGCTGACGTTCTTCTATCGGCAGATGCCGGAACTGGTCGACAAAGGCCACGTCTACATCGCGCAGCCGCCGCTTTACAAAGTCGCGCGCGGCAAGACGCAATCGTATCTCAAGGACGAACGCGCGCTTGAAGATTATCTGATCGATCAAGGACTTGCTGATGCAGTTCTGGTGACGGGCGACGGCGCCGAACGCGCTGGGCGCGATCTTCGCGACATCGTCGAGCAGGCGCGGCAGATTTCGGGCGGCATCAACGGCCTACATTCGCGTTACAACCGGAACGTCGTCGAGCAGGGCGCCATCGGCGGCATCTTCGATCCTGCGTTCCTTCATTCGGCGGCGGAAGCGAATATCGCTGCGATCCGTATTGCAAAGCGTCTCGACGACATCTCGGAGGAGATGGAGACTGGCTGGGAAGGCTGCTTTGGCAACGATGGTTTCGTGTTCAAGCGGGAAGTCCGCGGCGTCACGGAGGTGCATTTCCTCGATCGCGCGCTGTTGGGCTCGCTCGATGCGCGGCGCTTGAATGAGCGGCATGCGCATCTGGTTGAAGTCTACGACAAGCCTGCGAAGCTCAAGCGCAAGGACAAGGTCGAGGTCGTGTCCGGGCCGCGATCGTTGCTCAATGCCGTCTACGAGACCGGCCGCAAGGGCATCGAGCTGCAGCGTTACAAAGGTCTCGGTGAGATGAATCCCGAGCAGCTTTGGGAAACGACCCTCGATCCGGATGTGCGCACATTGCTACAGGTGAAGGTCGGGGATCTCGCGGAGGCCGACGAGATTTTCGCGAAGCTGATGGGCGACATCGTCGAGCCGCGCCGCGACTTCATCCAGGAAAACGCACTCAACGTGTCGAACCTGGACGTTTGA
- the dnaA gene encoding chromosomal replication initiator protein DnaA encodes MQAAKTAEAQSVSGAQGTAVVETATDAIEGRGQKVRAMLRAQLGEEIYSSWFKSLEFEGFDGRVVKVSVPVKFVRNWIQEHYAERLLHCSRVEFATAERVEVVWRQPGAAVQRPAETRVETPNAEKGPAAALQTEAPARVSVLRPPVLPAQRTSAGGLEGSPLDPRYTFDSFVVGASNRMAHAGATQVAETVLSDAPGYNPLYIHSAVGLGKSHLLQAIAWEVKRRAPTAQVLYLTAERFRYQFVEALRSSDPLAFKERFRNIHMLLIDDLEFLQGERTEQEFDHIINALLDGGKQVVVASARAPNQIERLNERMRSRLQRGLVTELMPLDHELRLKVLEKRLGEKRAADPSFTLSRDVVELLALRLTENGRELEGAVTRLYATWQYMRTPITLDIAETVIRDLVQNLEPRRIKIEDILRIISRHYGVSKGDLLSQRRHRSVVWPRQIGMYLAKHLTARSLPEIGRRFGGRDHTTVLHAIRKIEGEITKNPHLGDELEELKRLLNH; translated from the coding sequence ATGCAGGCAGCAAAGACGGCAGAGGCGCAGAGCGTGAGCGGTGCGCAAGGGACGGCCGTTGTTGAGACGGCAACGGACGCGATTGAGGGTCGTGGCCAGAAAGTTCGCGCCATGCTCCGGGCTCAGCTCGGGGAAGAGATCTATTCGAGCTGGTTCAAGAGCCTCGAATTCGAGGGCTTCGACGGTCGCGTCGTCAAAGTCTCGGTGCCGGTCAAGTTCGTGCGGAACTGGATCCAGGAGCATTACGCCGAGCGTCTGCTGCACTGTTCTCGCGTCGAATTCGCGACAGCCGAACGCGTTGAAGTCGTCTGGCGACAGCCCGGTGCCGCTGTTCAGCGGCCGGCGGAAACACGCGTTGAAACTCCGAACGCCGAGAAAGGCCCGGCGGCTGCGCTGCAAACCGAAGCTCCGGCGCGCGTATCGGTGCTGCGGCCTCCCGTTCTTCCAGCGCAGCGCACATCGGCCGGCGGACTCGAAGGTTCGCCGCTCGATCCACGCTATACCTTCGACAGTTTCGTGGTCGGCGCCTCGAACCGTATGGCGCATGCCGGCGCGACGCAGGTTGCAGAAACCGTGCTTTCCGATGCTCCAGGCTACAACCCGCTTTACATTCATTCGGCCGTCGGGCTCGGAAAAAGTCACCTGCTGCAGGCGATCGCATGGGAAGTGAAGCGTCGGGCGCCGACTGCCCAGGTGCTTTATCTCACTGCCGAGCGGTTCCGCTATCAGTTCGTCGAGGCGCTGCGCTCGTCCGATCCGCTGGCGTTCAAAGAGCGTTTCCGCAACATCCATATGCTGCTGATCGACGACCTTGAGTTCCTGCAGGGCGAGCGCACGGAGCAGGAGTTCGACCACATCATCAACGCGCTGCTCGATGGCGGGAAGCAGGTTGTCGTCGCCTCGGCGCGGGCACCGAACCAGATTGAACGCCTCAACGAGCGGATGCGGTCGCGTCTGCAGCGCGGGCTTGTCACCGAGCTGATGCCGCTCGACCACGAGCTGCGGCTGAAGGTTCTCGAAAAGCGGCTTGGCGAAAAGCGTGCTGCCGATCCGTCATTCACGCTGTCGCGCGATGTCGTCGAACTCTTGGCGCTACGTCTGACGGAAAACGGCCGCGAGCTCGAAGGCGCCGTTACGCGGCTCTATGCGACATGGCAATACATGCGCACGCCGATCACGCTCGACATCGCCGAGACGGTGATCCGCGATCTCGTGCAGAACCTTGAGCCGCGGCGCATCAAGATCGAGGACATCCTGCGCATCATCTCGCGGCACTATGGGGTGTCGAAGGGCGATCTGCTCTCACAGCGGCGTCATCGGTCGGTCGTCTGGCCGCGCCAGATCGGCATGTATCTCGCCAAACATCTGACGGCGCGGTCGCTTCCCGAAATCGGGCGCCGCTTCGGTGGCCGCGATCATACGACGGTGTTGCATGCCATCCGCAAGATCGAAGGCGAGATCACCAAAAATCCGCATCTCGGCGATGAGCTCGAGGAGCTGAAGCGGCTTCTCAATCATTGA
- a CDS encoding endonuclease domain-containing protein — protein sequence MANERARELRNNATTAERKLWHRPRELKVAGQKFRRQVPIDHFIVDFACLSHRLIIEVDGATHATDAEIASDMCRQRHLESQGFTVLRFKNTDVATNLGGVMDVIVGAFVCPATPTPNPSPQGGGETQPVRTK from the coding sequence TTGGCTAACGAGCGCGCCCGAGAGCTTCGGAACAATGCTACTACTGCCGAGCGCAAACTCTGGCACCGGCCGAGAGAGTTGAAGGTCGCTGGACAGAAATTTCGCAGGCAAGTGCCAATCGATCATTTCATTGTAGACTTTGCCTGCTTATCCCATCGGCTGATCATAGAAGTTGATGGCGCGACACATGCGACTGATGCCGAGATCGCGAGCGACATGTGCCGTCAACGCCATCTCGAGAGCCAAGGATTCACAGTCCTTCGGTTTAAGAATACTGATGTCGCCACGAACCTAGGCGGTGTGATGGACGTGATCGTCGGTGCGTTTGTCTGTCCAGCGACCCCCACCCCTAACCCCTCCCCGCAAGGGGGAGGGGAAACGCAACCGGTTCGCACGAAGTGA